The following proteins are encoded in a genomic region of Cyclonatronum proteinivorum:
- a CDS encoding helix-turn-helix domain-containing protein: protein MEALRYTVIKSKAQYDSYCALLEEILFSDRSAEREDEVELLTLLIGHYDAQQRESISEDPVTLIKALMQGHGLSQNDLAAIVNRSKGYVSEILNRKKALPKDVIRILSAHFKISQEALNRPYGLTMG, encoded by the coding sequence ATGGAAGCCCTCCGCTACACCGTCATCAAATCAAAAGCGCAGTACGACAGCTACTGCGCCCTTTTGGAAGAAATCCTTTTTTCAGATCGATCCGCAGAAAGAGAAGATGAAGTCGAGCTGCTTACCTTGCTGATTGGGCATTACGATGCGCAGCAGCGGGAATCGATCAGCGAGGATCCGGTTACCCTCATCAAGGCCCTGATGCAGGGGCACGGCCTGAGCCAAAACGATCTTGCTGCCATCGTGAACCGCTCCAAGGGCTATGTTTCGGAAATCCTCAACCGCAAAAAAGCCCTGCCCAAGGATGTGATTCGGATACTTTCGGCGCATTTCAAAATTAGTCAGGAAGCGCTGAACAGGCCGTATGGGCTGACGATGGGGTAG